The DNA window TGGGAATTATCGCAGTGATTTTGGATTTACCGTTGAAAATTTAAAGAGTCTTTCAAAGGATGCTCTGATCATGCATCCGGGGCCCATCAATCAGGGAACCGAGATGGATACAGAGGTTTTGCAGAAGGACTCCCGTTGTCGTGTTTTGGATCAGGTCAGCAACGGTGTATTAATTCGTCAGGCGATTTTGCTCGATGTTTTGGGGGGATTATGAAAGGTTGGCTTGTTTTAGAGACGGGCGAAGTATATCAGGGCGCTTGGCACGGTGGTGAAAATCGTGCAGGCGAAGTGGTATTTAATACGTCCCACTCAGGCTATGAGGAAATTGCCACGGATCCCTCTTACTTCTCTCAGATTGTAGTGATGACCGCCCCGATGCAGGGGAACTACGGAATTGAAGACGCTGCATGGGAGTCCCGTCAACTTTGGATCGAAGGATTTATTTGTCTGGAAGTTCAGGATACAGAGCGGGACCAAGCCTGGAAAAAGCGTTTGATCGGCAACAAGATTCCGATGCTAACTGAATTGGACACTAGACACTTGGTTCTTCGACTTCGTAAAGGTGGGACACCTTGGGGGGCGTTGGTTCAAGCGGCCGATGAATCCCAGGCCAAGGCAATTGCCCAAGATTTGATTGGTAAAAAGAAAACTTTGGATAAGGATTGGGTCTATCTGGCGTCACGACCGGCTCCCGAAGTTCGTCGTGGTGACACCATGGTGGGCCCGCGGGTGGCTGTCTTGGATTTTGGCAGCAAAGAGAATATTCTGCGCGAGCTGCAAAACCGCTGTTCTGAAATCAAGATATTCAACAGCCGCAGTACTGTGCAGGAAATCATGGAGTACAATCCAGATGGAATCATGCTGACAAATGGCCCCGGTGATCCTGCAGATGTTAAAGTGGCAATCGGCACGGTTAAGGAGCTTTTGGGAGTAAAACCCATCTTTGGGATTTGCATGGGTCATCAGATTCTGGGACTCGCTCTGGGAGGCAAGACCTATAAGTTGAAATTCGGGCATCGTGGCAGCAACCATCCGATTCAGGATCAGATTTTAAATCAAATTTATATGACCAGCCAGAATCATGGGTACGCCGTGGACCCAGCGACCTTGCCTGAGGACGTCAAAGTGACGCATACCAATCTAAATGATGGCACTGTGGCAGGTTTTTATAGTGAAAAAAGAAAGTGTTTAGGAATACAATATCATCCTGAAAGTTGCCCAGGCCCGCACGAGGCGAGTGGCCTGTTTAGTTATTTTGTAGAGCGGATGATATGAACGAATACGAAAAGTTAATTGAGAAGATTCTTAATCATTTTGTGAGCGATGCCTTCAGGGATGAGTTGGCTATGGCCAAAAAGGAATTCTTTGAAAATGCGGGAACTCTGGATGAAAATTCAGAACACTATGAATCCCGCATGGCACAGTTTTATGACTGGTATTTCTTTACGCGGGAATTGAAGGGTTTCGGTCAGACTCCTTTGGACGCCTGCCACCTGGTTCGCGAGTTGCGATTTACTGAAGATGAAAAAGATCTTATCGAAGTCCTTAAAAAACATCGTCATTCCATCTTTGAATTTATCAAAATCAAAAATGGCGACGTGTATATCAAGGATCTGATGGCGAATAAGAAGTTGGTGGTTAAAGAATCATCTTACGTATTTGGTTTTGATCCGGATGAGCTGTTCGAGGTGCGTTTGATCCCACAAGGGGAGTCTTTTATTTTCACGCGCGGATTCTGCTTTCATCCTGAAAGTGCCAAAAAGTTCATCTTGAGCGAGGTTAAACGTCATCGCAAGGATCCGGATTTGGATCCTGATCTTATGATGCTTCGTTTGATCAAGATGAGATACAAGTTTGAGCAGTACAAGCATGTAAGGCCAGAGATGATTTACTCCAACGAGGGTAAGCTCGGTATTTAGTTTTATTTTATTTAACTCCGGTATATCCGGAGTTTTTTTTGCTTAGGTTTTGATAAATTGTATTTTCGCAAGGGGGATAGAGTGCCACGTAAGTCCGACATTAAAAAGGTTTTGATTATTGGATCCGGACCGATCGTGATTGGACAAGCCTGTGAGTTCGATTACTCCGGCACTCAGGCCTGTAAGGCCCTGATGAATGAGGGATTGGAAGTCATCCTGGTTAACTCAAATCCAGCGACAATCATGACGGATCCCGAAATTGCCACACGCGTATACGTTGAGCCTCTTAAGGTCGACTATCTGGAAAAGATCATCGCCAAAGAAATGCCTGATGCGGTTATTCCCACTCTGGGCGGTCAAACAGCACTGAATCTTGCCTTGGATCTGCATGGCAAAGGCATTCTACAGAAGTATAAAGTTCAACTGCTGGGGGCGACACCCCAAGTGATCAAAGCCGGAGAGGATCGCGAGATATTCCGCGGACTTCTTGATAAAATCGGCGCCAAGTATCCAAAAAGTCATCTGGTGCGTACTTTCGAACATGGTTTACAAGTAGCCGATGATTTGGGTTACCCCTTGATCCTTCGTCCAAATTACACATTGGGCGGTGGCGGCGGAGGCATTGCCTACTCGCCGGAAGAATATCAAAGCATGCTGGTGGGTGCTCTTCATGAAAGCCCGACATCAGAAGTTCTGGTCGAAGAAAGCATTCTGGGCTGGAAGGAATATGAACTGGAGGTCATGCGTGACTACAAAGGTTCCTTCGTTGTGGTTTGCTCTATTGAAAACTTTGATCCTTGCGGCGTGCATACGGGTGACAGTATTACCGTAGCTCCTCAGCAAACTTTGAGCGATCGTCAGTATCAGGCGATGCGTGATGAGGCCTGCAAGATCATCAATGAAGTGGGAATTCAAACAGGTGGGGCTAATATTCAGTTTGCGGTTCATCCCACGACTCACGAGCGTGTGGTGATCGAAATGAACCCACGGGTAAGTCGTTCATCGGCACTTGCCAGCAAGGCGACCGGCTTCCCGATCGCAAAAATTGCGGCGCTTCTGTCGATCGGCTACAGCCTGGAAGAATTGAAAAATGACATCACTCAAGTGACGCCGTCGTGTTATGAGCCGGCACTGGACTACGTCGTTACAAAAATTCCGCGTTTCGCTTTTGAAAAATTCCAAGGCTCGAAGGATTCATTGACCACGCAAATGAAAAGCGTCGGTGAAGTCATGGGAATCGGTCGTACGCTGCAGGAATCGATGATGAAGGCCTTGGCAAGTCTCGAGGCCAATCCACAGGCGATTCCCGAGGTCATCCTGGAGACTGGTAAGATTTCTTATCCAAATAGTCACCGTATCTATCATCTTTTCCAAGCGTTCCGCGATGGTAAAACCGTGGCTGAGATTCAGGATCTTACGGGTATTATTCCGTACTTCCTGGAGCAAGTTGAGAGTCTGATTAAGTTCGAAAATAAGTTCAAAAACGAATTTAGCGAAAGCAACACGGAACTATTGTTGGCAGCTAAGCGCAAGGGGTTTACAGATGCGCGACTTGCAAGTCTGCTGGGCCAGAGTGCAAAGTTCATTCAGACCTTGCGTGAAAAGCACCAAATGTTTCCAAAATACTCACAAGTTGACACTTGTGCCGGGGAATTCGAGTCATCGACGCCGTATTTCTATTCAACTTACTGGGCACAAGAGTCGGCCCAAGTTGTTGCGAAAGATGCTGTGGTTGTGATCGGCAGCGGTCCGAATCGCATTGGGCAGGGGATCGAATTTGATTATAGCTGTGTTCGCGGTGTGAAAGCATTCCGCAAAAACGGCAAAAAAGTGATCATGGTGAATTCCAATCCTGAAACGGTTTCCACTGACTACGACACTTCGGATGTCTTGTTTTTTGAGCCGCTGACTTCAGAAAGCTTGATCGAAATCATGCGTTTCATGAAACCGTATGGTTTTGTTGCTCAATTGGGTGGCCAGACGCCCATCAATGTGGCTCCGGATTTGGTGGCTGCAGGTTATCAGTTACTTGGATCTTCCTTGCAGACTATCGATCTTGCAGAAGACCGTGGCTTGTTCACGAAAATTTGCAAAGAATTGAATTTTGAAATTCCAAACTCCGCCATGGCGGGATCGTTGACAGAAGCTCTGGCCAGCGAGAACCAAGTCGGATATCCAATGATCTGTCGCCCTAGCTATGTCCTGGGTGGACGCCGCATGGAAGTGATCGAGAACCGTGATGAATTGATTTCATACTTTCAGCGACATGGGGATTATATTTCCACTGAAAAGCCATGCATGATGGATCAGTTCCTGGCTGGCGCACTTGAAGTCGATGTGGATTTGGTGCGCGGGGTGGATTGGACTCTGATCGGTGGAGTCGTCGAGCATATCGAGGCTGCAGGCGTTCACTCCGGGGACTCCATGGGTGTATTGCCGCCTCATCGTTTGAAAAATGAAACTTGTGACCGTATCGAACAACTTAGCATTCAATTGGCGAATCGCATTGGCGTTATCGGGCATTTGAATCTTCAGTTGGCAGTTAAGAATGACATCGTCTATATGCTTGAAGCGAATCCTCGCAGCTCGCGTTCAGTTCCATTCGTAGCCAAAGCAACTGGCATTCCGCTGATTGATCTTGGTGTCGCAGCGATGCTGGGCAAGAAGGCGAGCGAATTGAATCTGGGTAATTTGAAGTGGAGAAATACAAACACAGTTTCAGTGAAAGGTGTTGTGTTCCCATTCAAGAAGTTCCCGGAGTCAGATTCCATCCTTGGGCCTGAAATGAAATCAACCGGGGAAAGCATGGGGCGCGGGAAGGACTATTCCGAAGCGCTATGTAAAGCGTTCTTATCAAGTAACATAAGACTTCCGAAAACGGGTCAGGTTTTCTTTTCTTTGCGGGACAAGGACAAAGAAGCCATGTTGCCTCTGGTTCGCGAACTGCAAAGAATGGGATACGGAGTTTCGGCGACGACAGGAACGGCGGCTTTCTTTAATGATAAAGGTGTGAACTGTCTGTCATTAAGAAAAGTCGATGAGGGACGTCCTCACTGCGTGGATAAAATTCGCTCAGGCGAAGTGGCCTTCGTGATCAACACCACCTCGGGTCGTCGTGCGATCGAGGCCAGCTTCGACATTCGTCGAGCTTGTACGGACTACAATATTCCGTGCCTGACCGAGAGTGATGCCGCTGAAGCCTTTGTTCTTGCTTTGAAAAACACCAGAAATGAGTCATCATCAGTCGAAGCGTTACCTTCGATGGAGGCCTTTTGATTTCATTTTCACGAATGTTTGGCAATGCAGTGTTCTGCGTCCTTGCGACCATGGCGGTTTGTTCAGTAACTCAGGCCGCAGATAAAACTCCAGCGCAACTGACCATCGGGATGATTCCCGGTGGTGATCCTAAAAAGGAAGCCGAGCAAGGCATGGCTTTGGCTCGGGAGCTGCAGACACGGTTGCGCATTCCAGTGACAATGTATATTTCCAAGAACTACACCGGGCTTGTTGATGCAATGAAAAGCAAGAAAGTGGACTTCGCGTTCTTCTCTTCATCAACTTTTGTATTGGCGGAAAAACAGGCGCAGGCCAAAGTTTTGCTGAAAAAGGTTTGGCAGGAGCCGTACTACTATTCGGCGATAATAGTTCCGGCTAAATCCAAAATAAAAAATGTGAAGGATCTGAAGGGCAATAGAATTGCTTTTGTCGACGAGCAATCCTCCTCGGGATATCTATATCCAAAAGTGGAAATTCGTAAGCAAGGCCT is part of the Bdellovibrio sp. GT3 genome and encodes:
- the phnD gene encoding phosphate/phosphite/phosphonate ABC transporter substrate-binding protein, producing MISFSRMFGNAVFCVLATMAVCSVTQAADKTPAQLTIGMIPGGDPKKEAEQGMALARELQTRLRIPVTMYISKNYTGLVDAMKSKKVDFAFFSSSTFVLAEKQAQAKVLLKKVWQEPYYYSAIIVPAKSKIKNVKDLKGNRIAFVDEQSSSGYLYPKVEIRKQGLEEKDLKVQFTGNHQASIKALESNEVDAAAVFSDDEQGKQGAWIKFADTKNKFRVIWMSQPIPNDPFCVRQDFYDEYPKVTHDMMFALIEILEQTADKNTYSEILGSRDLMPATSKQYDPVREMVKALNIELKP
- the carA gene encoding glutamine-hydrolyzing carbamoyl-phosphate synthase small subunit, which produces MKGWLVLETGEVYQGAWHGGENRAGEVVFNTSHSGYEEIATDPSYFSQIVVMTAPMQGNYGIEDAAWESRQLWIEGFICLEVQDTERDQAWKKRLIGNKIPMLTELDTRHLVLRLRKGGTPWGALVQAADESQAKAIAQDLIGKKKTLDKDWVYLASRPAPEVRRGDTMVGPRVAVLDFGSKENILRELQNRCSEIKIFNSRSTVQEIMEYNPDGIMLTNGPGDPADVKVAIGTVKELLGVKPIFGICMGHQILGLALGGKTYKLKFGHRGSNHPIQDQILNQIYMTSQNHGYAVDPATLPEDVKVTHTNLNDGTVAGFYSEKRKCLGIQYHPESCPGPHEASGLFSYFVERMI
- the carB gene encoding carbamoyl-phosphate synthase large subunit; the encoded protein is MPRKSDIKKVLIIGSGPIVIGQACEFDYSGTQACKALMNEGLEVILVNSNPATIMTDPEIATRVYVEPLKVDYLEKIIAKEMPDAVIPTLGGQTALNLALDLHGKGILQKYKVQLLGATPQVIKAGEDREIFRGLLDKIGAKYPKSHLVRTFEHGLQVADDLGYPLILRPNYTLGGGGGGIAYSPEEYQSMLVGALHESPTSEVLVEESILGWKEYELEVMRDYKGSFVVVCSIENFDPCGVHTGDSITVAPQQTLSDRQYQAMRDEACKIINEVGIQTGGANIQFAVHPTTHERVVIEMNPRVSRSSALASKATGFPIAKIAALLSIGYSLEELKNDITQVTPSCYEPALDYVVTKIPRFAFEKFQGSKDSLTTQMKSVGEVMGIGRTLQESMMKALASLEANPQAIPEVILETGKISYPNSHRIYHLFQAFRDGKTVAEIQDLTGIIPYFLEQVESLIKFENKFKNEFSESNTELLLAAKRKGFTDARLASLLGQSAKFIQTLREKHQMFPKYSQVDTCAGEFESSTPYFYSTYWAQESAQVVAKDAVVVIGSGPNRIGQGIEFDYSCVRGVKAFRKNGKKVIMVNSNPETVSTDYDTSDVLFFEPLTSESLIEIMRFMKPYGFVAQLGGQTPINVAPDLVAAGYQLLGSSLQTIDLAEDRGLFTKICKELNFEIPNSAMAGSLTEALASENQVGYPMICRPSYVLGGRRMEVIENRDELISYFQRHGDYISTEKPCMMDQFLAGALEVDVDLVRGVDWTLIGGVVEHIEAAGVHSGDSMGVLPPHRLKNETCDRIEQLSIQLANRIGVIGHLNLQLAVKNDIVYMLEANPRSSRSVPFVAKATGIPLIDLGVAAMLGKKASELNLGNLKWRNTNTVSVKGVVFPFKKFPESDSILGPEMKSTGESMGRGKDYSEALCKAFLSSNIRLPKTGQVFFSLRDKDKEAMLPLVRELQRMGYGVSATTGTAAFFNDKGVNCLSLRKVDEGRPHCVDKIRSGEVAFVINTTSGRRAIEASFDIRRACTDYNIPCLTESDAAEAFVLALKNTRNESSSVEALPSMEAF